A stretch of DNA from Rathayibacter sp. VKM Ac-2762:
TCGACGCGCCCCGCGGAGACGTCGATGCCCGTTCCTCCGCCGGACGCCGCACCTCCGCCGCTCCTCGAGCCCCGGCTCGTTCCGGGCACACCACTTCCCGCATCCCTGCTCCTACCGAGTCCTCGACTCCGGGAGACTCCCCCGCCGCTGATCGCCGTGTCACTTCTCATCCGTCCTGCTCCGTTCCGCCCCGCTCCGTGCCCCTCCTCCGAGGATCGCTGACTCCCGATCCCACCGATCGACCCTCCGGCCGATCCGTGGAGACGCCTCCCGATCCCGCCCCTGTGGAGGAGCGGTCGACCGCGTCACGCCGCCACCGAGAACGTCGAGAGCAGCACCGAGACGACCATCGGAGCCACTCCGAGCAGCAGGAACGCCGGCAGCACGCAGATCCCGAGCGGCAGCATCAGGGTCACGCCGAGCCGAGCGGCTCGCTCCCGCGCCCCGGAGGACGCCCGTGCCCGGACCAGAGCCGCCTCGCTCCGGAGCAGGCGTCCGGCCGGCACGCCCGCCGCCGCGGAGAGGGCGAGCACCGGGTCCGCGTCGGAGAGCACGCGCTCGCCCGAGTCGAGCCCGCACTCGGCGAGCGCCGCCACGACCCGGGCGCGCGACGACTCGATCGAGCCGCCACCGGCCAGCGCCACCGAGAGGAGGTCGAGCGCGAGCCCGGGCGCCGGATCGGCCGGGGCCGCGCCTCGGACGAGGCGCCGCGTCCACGCGTGCGCGGCCGCCATCAACCCGGCTCCCCCGACCAGGCAGACCGCACCGGGCACCGTCCCGAGGAGCACGCCGACCACGTCGAAGCCCAGCAGTGCCCCCAGACCCAGCG
This window harbors:
- a CDS encoding type II secretion system F family protein is translated as MTGRDGLDEVAAVVHRLAVLLAAGVAPASALGHLAGAEGADSGDARRRRLLRAVSEEAGRGGDVTEALLRGTPVSRRSGSERKRPRRRAPDTGEATAWAALAAAWRVAADSGAPVAAALGELAESLRELARARRDIEVALAGPSATGRVVSALPLAALGLGALLGFDVVGVLLGTVPGAVCLVGGAGLMAAAHAWTRRLVRGAAPADPAPGLALDLLSVALAGGGSIESSRARVVAALAECGLDSGERVLSDADPVLALSAAAGVPAGRLLRSEAALVRARASSGARERAARLGVTLMLPLGICVLPAFLLLGVAPMVVSVLLSTFSVAA